From the genome of Virgibacillus proomii, one region includes:
- a CDS encoding electron transfer flavoprotein subunit alpha/FixB family protein translates to MNDKYLVIGEMKDGALRNVSFEAIAAAKKVNPDAEIVGVICGDGELSSLGEEMVHYGADRVITVAHENLKNYTSEGYGQAVMAVIKEESPNGIVMGHTAIGKDLTPKLAAKLETGLISDAVDIEANEDRPRFIRPIYSGKAFERKVITEGLTFFTIRPNNIPALEKDESRSGDVTAKSVDITDIRTIIKDVVRKASEGVDLSEANVIVAGGRGVKSADGFKPLYELAEVLGGAVGASRGACDAEYCDYSLQIGQTGKVVTPDLYIAVGISGAIQHLAGMSNSKIIVAINKDPEATIFNIADYGIVGDLFEIIPLLIEEFKKVTV, encoded by the coding sequence GTGAACGATAAATATTTAGTAATTGGGGAAATGAAAGACGGAGCATTACGGAATGTATCTTTTGAAGCGATTGCAGCTGCGAAAAAGGTTAATCCGGATGCTGAGATAGTAGGAGTTATTTGCGGGGACGGTGAACTTAGTTCTTTAGGAGAGGAAATGGTTCACTACGGTGCAGATCGTGTGATTACGGTAGCACATGAAAATTTAAAAAATTATACCTCCGAAGGCTATGGGCAAGCAGTTATGGCAGTTATTAAGGAAGAATCGCCGAATGGTATTGTCATGGGTCACACTGCAATTGGTAAAGACCTTACACCAAAGCTGGCTGCTAAGCTCGAAACAGGTTTAATCTCAGATGCAGTAGACATAGAAGCAAATGAGGATCGTCCTCGGTTTATTCGGCCGATTTATTCAGGGAAAGCGTTTGAACGCAAGGTTATTACTGAAGGTCTAACCTTTTTTACGATTCGTCCAAATAATATACCGGCTTTAGAAAAAGATGAATCAAGATCTGGTGATGTAACAGCTAAAAGTGTAGATATTACCGATATCCGTACCATTATTAAAGATGTCGTACGGAAAGCTTCCGAGGGCGTTGATCTTTCAGAAGCTAATGTGATTGTTGCTGGTGGAAGAGGAGTAAAAAGCGCAGATGGTTTTAAACCATTGTATGAGTTGGCAGAAGTGTTAGGCGGAGCTGTCGGCGCATCTCGTGGGGCATGTGACGCTGAATATTGTGATTATTCTTTACAAATTGGTCAGACTGGAAAAGTGGTTACACCTGACTTATATATAGCAGTAGGTATATCTGGAGCTATTCAGCATCTTGCCGGTATGTCGAACTCAAAAATTATTGTAGCGATCAATAAAGATCCGGAGGCAACGATTTTTAATATTGCCGACTATGGTATTGTAGGCGATTTATTCGAAATAATTCCATTATTAATCGAAGAGTTTAAAAAGGTAACGGTGTAA
- a CDS encoding electron transfer flavoprotein subunit beta/FixA family protein produces the protein MDIYVLLKKTFDTEEKINISQGHIEDDGAEFIINPYDEYAVEEAIKQRDEHGGEVTVVTVGDEDSEKQLRTALAMGADKAVLINTEDDLEEGDQYTTAKILEAFFADKKVDLILAGNVAIDEASGQVGPRLAEALRIPYVTTITNLKIAGETVTIEKDVEGDVEIVETSLPLLVTCQQGLNEPRYPSLPGIMKAKKKPLEELEIDDLDLDEDDVEAKTKTVDVFLPPEKEAGKMLEGDPQQQVQELVSLLKNEAKVL, from the coding sequence ATGGATATTTATGTATTACTAAAAAAGACGTTTGATACAGAAGAAAAAATAAATATATCCCAGGGTCATATTGAAGATGACGGTGCCGAGTTCATTATTAACCCATATGATGAATATGCTGTTGAAGAAGCTATTAAGCAGCGTGATGAACATGGAGGGGAGGTTACTGTTGTCACAGTTGGTGATGAAGATTCCGAGAAACAATTGCGCACTGCTTTAGCAATGGGGGCAGATAAAGCAGTACTTATCAATACGGAAGACGATTTAGAAGAAGGAGATCAATATACAACTGCTAAGATTTTGGAAGCTTTCTTTGCTGATAAGAAAGTGGATTTAATTCTTGCTGGAAATGTAGCAATTGATGAAGCAAGTGGACAGGTAGGACCTCGGCTTGCAGAGGCTTTACGTATCCCTTATGTGACAACGATTACAAATTTAAAGATTGCTGGAGAAACTGTGACCATTGAAAAGGATGTAGAAGGGGATGTGGAGATTGTAGAAACTTCACTTCCGCTTTTAGTAACGTGTCAACAAGGCTTAAATGAGCCACGCTATCCTTCATTACCGGGGATTATGAAAGCGAAAAAGAAACCATTAGAGGAATTGGAAATAGATGATCTTGATTTAGATGAAGATGATGTGGAAGCAAAGACAAAAACGGTTGACGTCTTTTTACCGCCTGAAAAAGAAGCGGGTAAAATGCTTGAGGGGGATCCACAACAACAGGTGCAAGAACTTGTTTCTTTATTAAAAAATGAAGCAAAGGTACTGTAA
- a CDS encoding enoyl-CoA hydratase has product MSTLALKREESIAYLTIQSPPANALSSTLLNDLAKKLDEMEADSSIKAIVLKGEGKFFSAGADIKEFTSLQQASDYETLAKRGQDLFDRIEQFSIPVIAAIHGAALGGGLELAMACHMRIVTASAKLGLPEITLGIIPGFAGTQRLPHYVGSAKAYEMILTGEPISGEKAYTYGLANKVVEEGELEEEAKRLAQKIVEKSKWTINQVMQLIPYAKTSQFIEGVAKEREAFGQIFGSDDAKEGVQAFIEKRKPNFQDK; this is encoded by the coding sequence GTGTCAACCTTAGCCTTGAAACGAGAAGAGTCGATAGCTTATTTAACGATTCAAAGCCCACCCGCCAATGCTCTATCTAGTACTCTATTAAATGACTTGGCAAAAAAACTAGACGAGATGGAGGCAGATTCCAGTATAAAGGCAATTGTTTTAAAAGGGGAAGGAAAGTTTTTTTCTGCAGGAGCAGATATAAAAGAGTTTACCTCCCTTCAGCAGGCTTCTGACTATGAAACGTTAGCGAAGCGAGGACAAGATTTGTTCGATCGTATCGAGCAATTTTCTATTCCTGTTATTGCTGCAATTCACGGGGCTGCGTTAGGCGGGGGATTGGAACTGGCAATGGCTTGCCACATGCGAATTGTAACAGCATCAGCAAAATTAGGATTACCTGAAATCACGTTAGGAATTATCCCTGGTTTCGCAGGAACACAGCGGCTGCCACATTATGTTGGATCAGCAAAAGCATATGAAATGATCTTGACAGGTGAGCCAATTAGTGGAGAGAAAGCATATACTTATGGTTTAGCTAATAAAGTAGTTGAAGAGGGGGAGTTAGAGGAAGAAGCTAAACGCTTAGCACAGAAAATTGTGGAAAAAAGTAAATGGACGATTAATCAAGTAATGCAACTAATTCCTTATGCAAAGACCAGTCAATTTATAGAGGGAGTAGCGAAGGAAAGAGAGGCCTTTGGGCAAATATTTGGTTCAGATGATGCGAAGGAAGGCGTCCAAGCATTTATAGAAAAACGCAAACCAAACTTCCAGGATAAGTAA
- a CDS encoding TetR/AcrR family transcriptional regulator: MKKNKPKYNQIIEAAVQVIAENGYHASQVSKIAKKAGVADGTIYLYFKNKEDILISVFEEKMGQFINRISDEIKKKDNANDKLYVLIQMHFRQLSEDPHLAVVTQLELRQSNPALRIQINKVLKPYLAVIDSIIQEGIEEKIFRNKLNITLVRQMIFGTLDETVTNWVMKERKYNLVQQALEVHTLLTEGITSEKN; encoded by the coding sequence ATGAAAAAAAATAAGCCTAAATACAACCAAATTATCGAAGCAGCTGTACAAGTTATCGCAGAAAATGGCTATCATGCATCACAAGTATCAAAAATAGCAAAAAAAGCTGGTGTAGCGGATGGTACAATCTATCTATATTTTAAAAATAAGGAAGATATCTTGATTTCTGTTTTTGAAGAAAAAATGGGACAATTTATCAATCGCATCAGTGATGAAATTAAGAAGAAGGATAATGCAAATGACAAGCTTTATGTGCTTATTCAAATGCATTTTCGTCAGCTTAGTGAAGATCCGCATTTGGCAGTCGTTACCCAATTGGAGCTAAGACAATCTAACCCTGCCTTACGCATTCAAATCAATAAAGTGTTGAAACCATATTTAGCTGTCATTGATTCCATCATTCAAGAAGGGATAGAAGAAAAGATTTTTCGCAATAAATTGAATATTACCCTTGTACGACAGATGATTTTTGGTACACTAGATGAAACGGTTACAAATTGGGTGATGAAGGAGCGCAAGTATAATTTAGTACAGCAGGCTCTAGAAGTTCACACCTTATTAACCGAGGGAATTACTTCAGAGAAAAATTAA
- a CDS encoding long-chain-fatty-acid--CoA ligase, which produces MEGKRSWHQHYPPEIKTSIAYDEKPLHAFLLESAEKFPKKKALHFMGKELTYGEIYTQAAKMANYLQQMGLEKGDRIAIMLPNCPQAVIAYYGALMAGGIVIQTNPLYKERELEYQLNDSGTAFIVCLDILLPRVTNVKNNTDLKHIIVASIKDYLPFPKNLIYPYIQKKQYNMVVKVEQEETTHVWDYIMDTAQAAYEKVAIDPKEDLALLQYTGGTTGNPKGVMLTHYNLVSNVQMCNAWIYKTKRGEEIILGVLPFFHVYGMTAVMNNSIMIGAMMILLPKFDATEVLKTIDKLKPTLFPGAPTIYVALLNHPKLANYDLSSIEACISGSAPLPVEVQEQFEKVTGGKLVEGYGLTETSPVTHANFVWHERRNGSIGVPWPDTDAKIVQAETMEEVPIGEVGEIAVKGPQVMKGYWNNPEETDQVLRDGWLLTGDLGYQTEDGYFYVVDRKKDMIIAGGYNIYPREVEEVLYEHEAVQEAVVAGVPDPYRGETVKAYIVLKDGHSVTESDLNTYCRKHLAAYKVPRIYEFRDELPKTAVGKILRRKLVEEEREKINDKVNTN; this is translated from the coding sequence ATGGAAGGTAAAAGAAGTTGGCACCAGCATTATCCACCAGAGATAAAGACGTCAATCGCTTATGACGAAAAGCCACTTCACGCATTTTTATTAGAAAGCGCTGAAAAGTTCCCAAAAAAGAAAGCGCTTCATTTTATGGGCAAAGAGTTAACCTATGGAGAAATCTATACACAAGCGGCGAAGATGGCAAATTATTTACAGCAGATGGGCTTGGAAAAAGGAGACCGCATTGCGATTATGCTTCCTAATTGCCCACAGGCTGTTATCGCCTATTATGGTGCACTAATGGCGGGTGGAATTGTTATCCAAACGAATCCGCTATATAAAGAAAGAGAGCTGGAATATCAGCTGAATGATTCCGGTACCGCGTTCATCGTATGTTTAGATATTTTATTACCGAGAGTTACAAATGTAAAAAATAATACCGATCTTAAGCATATCATTGTAGCAAGTATAAAGGACTATTTACCATTTCCAAAAAACCTTATTTACCCATATATTCAAAAGAAACAGTACAATATGGTTGTAAAAGTAGAACAAGAAGAAACTACCCATGTATGGGACTATATCATGGATACCGCTCAAGCAGCTTATGAAAAAGTAGCGATTGATCCGAAAGAAGATCTAGCTTTACTTCAATATACTGGTGGAACGACAGGGAATCCAAAAGGTGTGATGCTCACACATTATAATTTAGTTTCCAATGTACAAATGTGCAATGCTTGGATTTATAAAACAAAACGTGGAGAGGAAATTATACTCGGAGTTTTACCATTTTTCCACGTTTACGGCATGACAGCTGTTATGAATAACTCGATTATGATTGGCGCCATGATGATCTTACTCCCGAAATTTGATGCAACAGAGGTTTTAAAGACGATAGATAAGCTAAAACCCACATTGTTTCCGGGGGCTCCGACTATTTATGTCGCATTATTAAACCACCCTAAATTAGCTAATTATGACCTATCCTCCATTGAGGCTTGTATTAGCGGTTCTGCTCCACTTCCGGTTGAGGTTCAAGAACAATTTGAAAAGGTCACAGGGGGTAAATTAGTAGAAGGTTACGGTTTAACAGAAACTTCGCCAGTAACCCATGCTAATTTTGTTTGGCACGAACGAAGAAATGGGAGTATTGGAGTACCATGGCCGGATACGGATGCTAAAATTGTTCAGGCGGAGACAATGGAAGAAGTGCCGATTGGTGAAGTTGGAGAAATTGCTGTCAAAGGACCGCAAGTCATGAAAGGTTACTGGAATAATCCAGAAGAAACCGATCAAGTATTACGTGATGGCTGGTTATTGACAGGCGATCTTGGGTATCAGACAGAAGACGGCTACTTTTATGTAGTTGATCGTAAAAAGGATATGATTATTGCTGGTGGATATAATATCTACCCACGTGAAGTAGAAGAAGTGTTATATGAGCATGAGGCTGTTCAAGAGGCAGTAGTTGCCGGCGTTCCTGATCCATATCGCGGAGAGACGGTAAAAGCATATATTGTGCTAAAAGATGGTCATTCCGTAACAGAGTCCGATTTAAACACATATTGTCGTAAACATTTAGCTGCGTATAAAGTACCGCGTATTTATGAATTCCGTGATGAACTACCAAAAACGGCTGTCGGAAAAATTTTACGCAGAAAATTAGTAGAAGAAGAAAGAGAAAAAATAAACGATAAAGTGAATACCAATTAA
- a CDS encoding DUF350 domain-containing protein: MVIGTSFWENIVVETTARYSVVILCTLVFLAILEIVTSYRNWEEIKKGNFAVAMATGGKIFGIAIIFRYSIEHNDTLLQSIGWGVFGFVLLLIGYFIFEFLTPVIKVDEEIGNGNKAVGFISMIISIGLAFVIGASIL; the protein is encoded by the coding sequence ATGGTAATAGGAACGAGTTTTTGGGAAAATATAGTTGTTGAAACAACAGCTAGATATAGTGTAGTCATTCTATGTACGTTGGTGTTTCTTGCTATTTTAGAAATTGTTACATCCTATCGAAATTGGGAAGAAATTAAAAAAGGTAATTTTGCTGTCGCAATGGCAACAGGAGGAAAAATTTTTGGTATCGCCATTATTTTTCGTTATTCCATTGAACATAATGATACCTTATTGCAAAGTATTGGCTGGGGGGTCTTTGGTTTTGTATTGTTGCTTATTGGCTATTTCATTTTTGAGTTTTTAACTCCGGTTATTAAAGTCGATGAAGAAATTGGAAATGGAAATAAGGCGGTTGGTTTTATTTCCATGATTATTTCTATTGGTTTAGCTTTCGTCATTGGTGCGAGCATTTTATAG
- a CDS encoding endonuclease MutS2, producing MNERMLRVLEFDKIIERLTSYAETTIGKELTKQVKPSINIEEVKQLQKETDEAVHVQRLNKTLPLGGIVDIRTSIKRAAIGGVLSTTECMDVSSTIYGGRRAKVFIENLEEDLPIIRSFVEQIAPLRELEQQINSCIDDHGHIMDSASEKLRGIRSSIRMLESRVRDRLDSFIKTQANKLSDAIITIRNDRYVLPVKQEYRGAIGGIVHDQSASGQTLFMEPKAVVDLNNQLQEATAKEKQEMNRILRDLSAQIANEEIHLEQNVQVLAKLDGMFARAKLGQSMKASMPKINNNGIINMKQARHPLIDPNQVVANDIEIGKEFTAIVITGPNTGGKTVTLKMVGLCTLMAQAGLQVPAQDGCELAVFKHVYADIGDEQSIEQNLSTFSSHMTTIVEILRHIDEDTLVLFDELGSGTDPQEGAALAMAILDEVIHRQARVIATTHYPELKAYGYNRKQVVNASVEFDVQTLRPTYRLLLGVPGRSNAFEISKRLGLPDRLIEQATSYIGMDSKSVENMITSLEKSQINAEKEYKKAHELLIEAEKIHRDLQAAWDQWENKRELLYKRAEEKAAKAIEKAREEAEIIVGELRNMKTDTKWKEHEWIEAKKMLDAAEPKLTAQQTGNQRDKKQRQQELHPGDEVKLLTANQQGSVLEKINDKEYLVQVGIMKVKVNRKDLQYIGKQQETYHQPITTIKGANYHVKTEIDLRGERVEDALLKLEKYIDDVLLAGYSRVSIIHGKGTGALRKGVQEYVKQHPRIADSRPGESGEGGSGVTVIRLK from the coding sequence ATGAACGAACGTATGCTTCGCGTACTTGAGTTTGATAAAATTATTGAGCGTTTGACAAGCTATGCGGAAACAACAATCGGTAAAGAGCTAACCAAACAGGTTAAGCCATCGATAAATATAGAGGAAGTTAAGCAGCTGCAAAAGGAAACAGATGAAGCGGTACACGTTCAACGTCTGAATAAAACACTACCCTTAGGCGGAATTGTTGATATTCGTACTAGCATAAAACGAGCTGCCATTGGCGGTGTACTTTCAACGACAGAATGTATGGATGTTTCCAGTACGATTTACGGTGGGAGAAGAGCAAAAGTATTTATAGAGAATTTAGAGGAGGATTTACCAATAATCCGTTCCTTCGTAGAGCAGATCGCCCCATTACGAGAATTAGAACAGCAAATTAATAGTTGTATTGATGATCATGGTCATATTATGGATAGTGCTTCCGAAAAGTTACGTGGAATTCGTTCCTCCATTCGGATGCTTGAAAGCAGAGTAAGAGACAGGTTAGACAGTTTTATTAAGACACAAGCAAATAAACTATCCGATGCAATTATTACAATCCGTAATGATCGTTATGTTCTTCCGGTAAAACAAGAATATCGAGGTGCCATTGGCGGGATTGTTCATGACCAATCAGCTTCTGGGCAGACGTTATTTATGGAACCGAAAGCAGTTGTGGATTTAAATAACCAACTCCAAGAAGCAACAGCAAAAGAAAAACAAGAAATGAACCGAATATTAAGAGACCTGAGTGCACAAATCGCCAATGAAGAAATACATTTAGAACAGAATGTACAAGTTCTCGCCAAGCTAGATGGTATGTTTGCACGTGCCAAACTGGGTCAGTCCATGAAAGCGTCTATGCCAAAGATAAATAATAACGGAATAATCAATATGAAACAAGCGCGTCATCCATTGATTGATCCAAATCAGGTTGTGGCAAATGATATTGAGATTGGTAAAGAATTTACAGCAATTGTGATTACCGGTCCAAATACAGGTGGGAAAACCGTTACATTAAAGATGGTGGGACTTTGTACGCTGATGGCACAAGCCGGCTTGCAAGTACCCGCACAAGACGGATGTGAATTAGCTGTCTTTAAACATGTCTATGCAGATATCGGAGATGAGCAATCCATTGAACAAAATTTAAGTACGTTTTCCTCACATATGACCACGATTGTAGAAATTTTAAGGCATATAGATGAAGACACGCTCGTATTGTTTGATGAATTAGGTTCTGGGACTGATCCGCAAGAAGGGGCTGCGCTTGCGATGGCCATTCTAGATGAGGTCATTCATCGTCAAGCACGTGTCATTGCGACAACGCATTATCCTGAATTAAAAGCATATGGGTATAATCGAAAGCAAGTGGTGAATGCTTCCGTAGAATTTGATGTACAAACACTAAGGCCAACTTATCGCCTATTGTTAGGTGTTCCTGGACGAAGTAATGCGTTTGAAATTTCGAAACGATTAGGTTTGCCCGACCGATTAATCGAGCAAGCTACATCATATATCGGAATGGATTCAAAAAGTGTAGAAAATATGATCACTTCTTTGGAAAAATCGCAAATCAATGCAGAAAAAGAGTATAAAAAAGCACATGAGCTTTTAATAGAGGCAGAAAAAATCCATCGTGATTTACAGGCAGCATGGGATCAATGGGAAAATAAACGAGAATTACTATATAAAAGAGCAGAAGAAAAAGCAGCTAAAGCGATTGAAAAAGCTCGAGAAGAAGCAGAGATAATTGTAGGAGAGCTTCGTAACATGAAAACAGACACAAAATGGAAGGAACATGAGTGGATTGAAGCGAAAAAAATGCTTGATGCTGCCGAACCTAAACTGACTGCTCAACAAACAGGAAATCAACGTGATAAAAAACAGCGACAACAAGAGCTTCACCCTGGGGATGAAGTTAAGTTACTAACAGCCAATCAGCAGGGGTCTGTGCTGGAAAAGATAAATGATAAAGAGTATTTGGTACAAGTTGGAATTATGAAAGTAAAAGTAAACCGTAAAGATTTACAGTATATAGGAAAACAACAAGAAACGTATCACCAGCCAATTACAACGATTAAAGGTGCAAACTATCACGTGAAAACAGAGATTGATTTACGTGGAGAGCGAGTAGAAGATGCGTTATTAAAGTTAGAAAAATATATTGATGATGTACTACTAGCTGGTTACTCTCGCGTTTCTATTATCCATGGTAAAGGTACAGGCGCTTTACGAAAAGGAGTGCAGGAATATGTAAAGCAGCACCCAAGAATTGCAGATTCACGACCGGGAGAATCTGGAGAAGGCGGCAGTGGTGTAACTGTCATTCGCTTGAAATAG
- the polX gene encoding DNA polymerase/3'-5' exonuclease PolX produces MGINKKDVIRLMEKIAIYLELQGENPFKISAYRKAAQALERDNRSLDDIHDFTKIKGIGKGTNAVIQEYIQTGESQTLSELEKQVPNGLIPLLELPGLGGKKLAKLYQELGVTDAETLKHACEQGKVEELPGFGKKTVENILAALNEAGKRPARLPIAMMLPIAERLESYLKKIEEIDRFSRAGSLRRMKETIKDLDFIIATDEPEAVRDALLSIENSKEVIAKGETKISIVIEDVYDINVDFRIVKKEEFATTLHHFTGSKEHNVAMRQLAKAQGEKINEYGVENEETGEVITFMTEEEFFNHFDLHYIPPEVRENTGETEIFKKPYRLIELQDIKGDFHMHTTWSDGAQSLEEMVVQARNKSYDFIAITDHSKFLRVANGLNETRLRKQCEEIANLNEKYPDIHIFTGVEMDILPDGKLDFSDTFLKELDFVIASIHSSFNQTEEQIMYRLEAALENPYVSLIAHPTGRLIGRRPGYQVNVDKLIEKAKATNTALEINANPNRLDLSYEWAKKAQAAGVTLAINTDAHNYQMLEHMKYGVGIARKGWIKKETVMNTWSVQALKDYFNRNK; encoded by the coding sequence ATGGGGATTAATAAAAAAGATGTCATTCGGTTAATGGAGAAAATAGCAATATATCTTGAATTACAAGGAGAAAATCCATTTAAGATCAGCGCTTACCGTAAAGCTGCACAAGCTTTAGAAAGGGATAACCGTTCTCTCGATGATATTCATGATTTTACGAAAATAAAAGGAATAGGAAAAGGAACAAATGCTGTTATTCAAGAATATATACAAACAGGGGAATCACAAACGTTATCAGAACTTGAAAAACAAGTACCAAATGGTTTAATTCCATTATTAGAGCTCCCTGGACTAGGTGGAAAGAAATTAGCAAAACTTTACCAAGAGCTCGGAGTAACGGATGCTGAAACCTTAAAGCATGCTTGTGAGCAAGGAAAGGTTGAGGAACTGCCGGGGTTTGGGAAAAAAACAGTGGAAAACATCTTAGCTGCTTTGAATGAAGCAGGAAAGCGTCCCGCACGTTTACCTATTGCTATGATGCTACCAATCGCTGAAAGACTTGAGAGCTATTTGAAAAAAATAGAAGAAATTGATCGTTTTTCCCGAGCAGGAAGCTTGCGAAGAATGAAAGAAACGATAAAAGATCTTGATTTTATTATTGCCACAGATGAACCTGAAGCTGTACGAGATGCGTTATTATCAATAGAAAATAGCAAAGAGGTTATTGCTAAAGGCGAAACAAAGATATCCATTGTTATAGAAGATGTTTACGATATCAATGTAGACTTTCGGATTGTGAAGAAGGAAGAGTTTGCGACAACCTTACATCACTTTACTGGCTCTAAAGAGCATAATGTAGCGATGCGTCAATTAGCTAAAGCACAAGGAGAAAAGATTAATGAGTATGGTGTTGAAAACGAAGAGACGGGTGAAGTAATCACCTTTATGACAGAAGAGGAATTCTTTAACCATTTTGACTTACATTACATTCCGCCTGAAGTAAGAGAAAATACAGGAGAAACAGAAATATTTAAAAAACCTTATCGGCTAATTGAGCTCCAAGATATAAAAGGCGATTTCCATATGCATACCACATGGAGTGATGGCGCGCAATCATTAGAGGAAATGGTTGTGCAGGCGAGAAACAAATCATATGATTTTATCGCCATTACGGATCATTCTAAGTTTTTAAGAGTAGCGAATGGACTTAATGAAACCAGACTGCGGAAACAATGTGAAGAAATTGCTAATTTAAATGAAAAATACCCGGATATTCATATTTTTACAGGAGTAGAGATGGATATACTTCCTGATGGAAAGCTCGACTTTTCGGATACATTTCTTAAGGAACTTGACTTTGTCATTGCTTCGATTCATTCCAGTTTTAATCAAACCGAAGAGCAAATTATGTATCGTTTAGAAGCAGCATTAGAAAATCCTTATGTTTCGTTAATTGCTCATCCAACAGGAAGGTTAATTGGCAGACGCCCTGGTTATCAAGTTAACGTAGATAAACTAATTGAAAAAGCAAAAGCAACGAATACAGCTTTGGAAATCAATGCAAACCCAAATCGGTTGGACTTATCGTATGAATGGGCGAAAAAAGCACAAGCTGCAGGTGTTACATTAGCCATTAATACAGATGCTCATAATTATCAGATGTTAGAACATATGAAGTATGGTGTTGGCATTGCCAGAAAAGGTTGGATAAAAAAAGAAACGGTGATGAATACGTGGTCTGTGCAAGCATTAAAAGATTATTTTAATCGTAATAAATAA
- a CDS encoding CvpA family protein, translating to MISILLLLILLFGFLRGLKRGFILQLFHLIGFIAAFVVAALYYDELGPQLSLWIPYPDLGESGKWADFLQNLPLEKGFYNAIAFFLIFLAVKIVLQIIASMLDFVASLPVLNSINKLLGAILGFLEIYLLLFIVLYIAALIPVAQVQSWVNDSTVALFIIEHTPFLSEKIKELWLTNMAGVFQNLQT from the coding sequence ATGATTAGTATATTATTGTTACTTATATTGTTGTTCGGTTTTTTAAGAGGACTAAAAAGAGGATTTATCTTGCAATTATTCCATCTCATCGGTTTTATTGCTGCATTTGTAGTTGCAGCACTCTACTACGATGAGCTGGGTCCACAACTGTCATTATGGATTCCTTATCCAGATTTGGGGGAGAGTGGGAAGTGGGCTGATTTTTTACAAAACTTGCCGCTTGAGAAGGGCTTCTATAATGCGATTGCGTTTTTCCTCATTTTTTTAGCTGTTAAAATTGTATTGCAAATTATTGCATCCATGCTTGACTTTGTAGCATCATTGCCTGTTTTAAACTCCATTAATAAGCTGCTTGGAGCTATATTGGGCTTTCTTGAAATATATTTGCTGCTTTTTATCGTGCTTTACATTGCCGCGTTAATTCCGGTTGCGCAAGTCCAATCATGGGTTAATGATTCAACAGTTGCTTTATTCATCATTGAACATACACCTTTTCTATCGGAAAAAATCAAAGAGCTTTGGCTAACAAATATGGCAGGTGTATTCCAAAATTTACAAACTTGA
- the zapA gene encoding cell division protein ZapA, with translation MTQDEKTRTTVEIHNRTYTIIGTEPQSHIKLVASLVDQKMTEIHEANRQLDTTRLAVLTAINTMNDYLKLKEDYASLLGSMKRKEKD, from the coding sequence GTGACCCAGGATGAAAAAACACGTACAACTGTAGAAATACACAATCGAACCTATACGATTATCGGCACAGAACCACAAAGTCATATTAAATTAGTAGCCAGTTTAGTCGATCAGAAAATGACTGAAATTCATGAAGCAAATCGACAGTTAGATACAACGAGGTTGGCTGTTTTAACCGCTATAAATACAATGAATGATTATTTGAAGTTAAAAGAAGACTATGCCTCTTTATTGGGTTCCATGAAGAGGAAAGAGAAAGACTAA